From a single Lewinella sp. LCG006 genomic region:
- a CDS encoding DUF5723 family protein: MKHIFIALAFAATSFTVLQGQSDLSSLLLSNSWQEMSTNPALQPEGIVVNLPGIYNNLWLTNITFNDLVVEENGTKVLDIGNAIGQMEAQNLLREDFDIETIGLGFHVGRLGLSIGHRLRFNALIDYPKTLAQLIWEGNEQFIGQTIGFSPSFDLTAYHEFAVGASYKIGKNVQIGGKVKLLSGGANLNTERNDLQLTTSDDVYQLTLDADLLVNTAGSLRYDGLRDVGVDFDFGNFSTNDLFGSNTGLAFDLGVAVELGKIHLAVSALDLGAEISWEEEVTNYTLSGQYEFQGLDVAQQLLDDGESFGSVIDSLYNTYEPQESTNSYTTNVGAKYYFSGQYELSEDILIGLIAFTDNYRDVNTTAVAVSGSINFSPLLRIGGFYGLRNERLDNLGVNATLSLGPVHLMAATDNIISAFRPKDAHLANFRIGLNLAFGQEKESADTSNGNRMF; encoded by the coding sequence ATGAAACATATTTTTATAGCATTGGCTTTCGCCGCAACAAGCTTTACTGTTCTGCAAGGGCAGAGCGACTTGAGCAGCCTTCTATTGAGTAATAGTTGGCAGGAAATGAGCACCAATCCGGCTTTGCAACCAGAAGGGATTGTGGTGAACCTACCCGGGATTTACAACAACCTCTGGCTGACCAATATCACCTTCAATGATTTGGTGGTGGAAGAAAATGGCACTAAAGTGCTGGACATTGGCAACGCCATAGGGCAGATGGAAGCCCAAAATCTTCTGCGCGAAGATTTTGATATTGAAACCATCGGACTTGGTTTTCACGTGGGGCGGCTGGGCCTCAGCATTGGGCACCGCCTACGCTTCAATGCCTTGATTGATTATCCTAAAACGCTGGCGCAACTCATCTGGGAAGGCAACGAGCAATTTATCGGGCAGACCATTGGTTTTAGCCCGTCTTTTGACCTTACAGCTTACCACGAATTTGCGGTGGGTGCTTCTTACAAGATTGGCAAAAACGTGCAGATTGGAGGCAAAGTGAAACTCCTCAGCGGCGGTGCCAACCTCAATACGGAGCGTAATGATTTGCAGCTCACCACCAGCGACGACGTCTACCAGCTCACGCTGGATGCTGATCTGCTAGTCAATACCGCTGGCTCCCTCCGCTACGATGGCTTGCGAGACGTTGGTGTAGACTTTGACTTTGGTAATTTTTCTACTAATGATCTTTTCGGAAGCAATACCGGTCTGGCATTTGACTTGGGAGTCGCCGTAGAACTTGGCAAAATTCATTTGGCCGTAAGTGCCCTCGATTTAGGGGCGGAAATCAGTTGGGAGGAGGAAGTGACCAACTACACCCTCAGCGGGCAATACGAATTTCAAGGCCTGGATGTCGCTCAACAACTGCTGGATGATGGTGAATCGTTTGGCTCGGTGATTGATTCGCTATACAACACTTACGAGCCGCAAGAATCGACCAATAGCTATACCACGAACGTGGGTGCGAAGTACTATTTCAGTGGCCAGTACGAGCTATCGGAAGATATCTTGATTGGTCTGATTGCATTTACGGATAATTACCGGGATGTGAATACCACTGCAGTTGCGGTTTCTGGCAGCATCAACTTTTCGCCGTTGTTGCGGATTGGTGGTTTCTACGGCCTGCGCAACGAACGCCTGGATAACCTGGGTGTAAATGCTACCCTAAGCCTTGGCCCAGTCCACCTGATGGCTGCAACGGATAACATCATTTCGGCTTTCCGCCCTAAAGATGCACATCTCGCTAACTTTCGGATAGGCTTGAATTTGGCCTTTGGCCAAGAGAAAGAAAGTGCTGATACGAGTAACGGGAATCGGATGTTTTAA
- a CDS encoding Pycsar system effector family protein, whose translation MDVLPNAPLPLINAAKKYISALSMQHQDAQALLYDDQLAFFLENLVFQFGTIEQATPEIIATAQLAALFYPLGYQLDRKNPSSAAQKSCQSFLQQQGKENLYPAVEHCLRANYQQSPDDTASWLLADALIGIYCNDEVHHWADLRALEQELRGGQEQPLEQAELKLQELLTLRYHTRAGKNHWQKRIGQQILIQKKRLEKLRKTQLLEPSPAEDAPFSQLETSLPIRGTQSYFRVVYRNHINLSAIADNKANIMISVNSILISVLITFLSYRNIAETQPMILLPVVIFLVTGLASLIFAVLSARPKVTQLPATPEKSPSGLAFFGNFVRLPLGEFQTAMDKTLQSSTLLYNSMVEDLYHLGKVLDKKYRYLSISYNIFMVGLIVTVVLFLFTLLIP comes from the coding sequence ATGGACGTTTTGCCAAATGCACCCCTTCCTTTGATCAATGCCGCCAAAAAGTACATCTCTGCACTGAGCATGCAACATCAGGATGCGCAGGCACTGCTTTATGATGATCAATTGGCTTTTTTCCTGGAAAACCTGGTCTTTCAGTTCGGCACGATCGAACAGGCCACTCCTGAAATTATAGCAACCGCACAATTGGCGGCCTTGTTTTATCCGCTAGGGTATCAGCTGGATCGTAAAAACCCTTCCAGCGCAGCACAAAAAAGTTGTCAAAGTTTTTTACAACAGCAAGGAAAAGAAAACCTGTACCCTGCTGTAGAACACTGCCTGCGCGCCAATTACCAGCAATCGCCTGATGATACAGCTAGCTGGCTGCTGGCAGATGCCTTGATTGGTATCTATTGCAATGATGAGGTGCACCACTGGGCAGATTTACGAGCCCTTGAGCAAGAGCTACGTGGTGGGCAGGAACAGCCCTTGGAGCAGGCGGAACTAAAACTGCAAGAACTCCTGACGCTGCGTTACCATACCCGTGCAGGAAAAAATCACTGGCAAAAACGTATCGGTCAGCAAATTCTGATTCAGAAAAAACGTCTCGAAAAACTAAGGAAAACCCAACTGTTGGAACCTTCGCCAGCAGAGGACGCCCCCTTTAGTCAGCTCGAAACTAGCTTGCCGATTAGAGGGACGCAGAGCTACTTCCGGGTGGTTTATCGAAATCATATTAACCTTAGCGCAATTGCTGATAATAAGGCAAATATTATGATCAGCGTCAACTCGATACTGATCAGTGTACTGATTACTTTTTTATCCTACCGAAATATTGCGGAGACCCAACCCATGATTCTACTGCCCGTGGTCATTTTTTTGGTGACGGGCCTGGCTTCGCTTATTTTCGCTGTACTTTCTGCCCGCCCAAAGGTGACGCAACTCCCTGCTACACCAGAAAAATCGCCTTCTGGCCTGGCTTTCTTTGGCAATTTTGTGAGATTACCGCTGGGCGAATTCCAGACGGCTATGGATAAAACATTACAAAGCAGTACATTGCTTTACAATAGCATGGTGGAAGATTTATATCACTTGGGAAAAGTATTGGACAAAAAATACCGTTATCTATCGATCTCCTACAATATTTTTATGGTAGGGCTCATCGTTACCGTAGTCTTGTTCCTTTTTACCTTACTTATACCTTAG